In Xenorhabdus griffiniae, the genomic window TCTTGTCATAAAAGGCATTGGATTTTTCAACATCCCGAAATACAAACACGTCACTCCAGGGAATAAATACGTCATCAAATACCATATAAGCATCTGATTCATCGAACAAGTTAGCAACAGGATGATCGAAAAGGCTGTAGTCGGCGTGCTGAAGCGATTTACGGCATATGAGTTTTACCCCCGCTGCCGTAACCGGTACCGCAAAGGCGATGGCATAGTCCTCATCGCCGGGCACTAAACCCGGCATATTGAAGACCAGCAGCTCATCTGCAATGGGTGCCAGTGTGACAATCATTTTGGCGCCGGAAACTATGATTCCTTTTTCATCTGATGAAACGACACGTACGCCACAGTAACTGTTTTCCTGTGAACCTAGTGAAATCCCCCGATCAATCTGAGGATTGACCGCACCATGGCCGATAAAAAGATGGTTACGGCGGCATTTTTCATAATACCTCACCGCATTATCTGAAAAATCAGCGAACTGACCCGAGCCCAGAACATGCGCATTTCTGGCCATTGCTGCAAGAGCACAGTTGATAAAGTCAGGTGTCCGTCCAAGCATGCCAAAGGACAGATCGGCTACAGCCTTGTAGCTTTCCCTTTTCCGTTTTAGATCCTCATGATTACTTGGTGCGAGGGTGCTTATGTGGTACGCCACACCATTTTCCTGGTAGGTAAAAATATCCGGCTGAGATTCCTGAAGATGGTAATATTGCGCAATACTATTAATTGCCCCTTGAAAAGAAGTTTCGTTAGAAACGTCCGTTACCAGCCTGGAGTCGATATAAACCTGTCGCGGTACTTTAAGTCTGCGAAGGTAATTTTCTTTCAACATATATCAGTCCTGTCAATGATTATCTGAGATTATTCTTTTTTTTATAAACGCCGTGACGACCAAGTTCATCTTTAAGCAGTTGAAAGAAGCTATTTCCACTGCCTATATAAAAGTTTGATTTGGAAAAATGTGATTTTTGAATATGCTGAAACATTCTATTAATAAAAGACATGTTACGACGGGAATAATCTTCTTCAAGAGATATAAAGCGAAACTCAGTGTTTGCTTGGCTCAACTTATTGATATATGGCATGTCAAAACATGTATGATCAGTCTCATTTATCCATATTAATAATGTTGGTTGCTCACTGTGATTATCCGCAATATATTCAGCAATACTCCTTACATAACTATAACTCGAATCGCAGGCAATAAGGACATTACCATAGTCCGACTGGCGCCAGTATGCCTGACCACAGGGCTGTGAAATGAATATCTCTTTGCCGGACAGGATATCCAGAATAATTCTGTGCGATGCTGATAAAAATTCGTTAAATTTGACTAGAAGCTCAACTATAGAGGGAGAATTGTGGAAAGCAGATCTGCTCCGGGATAAAATCGAAAAGTACCGTTCTAGTCCACTGCTGCTCCTTATCTTGACGTATTGCCCGGGTCGATGAGTAAAACCGAGAACGGTAATTCTTACAATATAAGTATGATTATTTATTTCTTTAGCTTCAGCACTTAGAGCCTTTGTCATGACGTACTGACCATTGCCAGTCACATTATTTGCTTTACATTCCATTAACCATAAATCCAAAATATCTACATAATCATTATCTTTTATATAATCATAAACATTATTAATCAGTTCAAGTAAACTTCTTAAAATTGTGATAATTATCACATTATAAAGGGATTGCAAGCCGGACAATGGCATTAGGTTAAATCCTGAGCGGAACATTAAAAGAATTAGTCATGATACCAATAGTTAGATGGCTTTGAGAAAGTAGTATGCCGTTTCAATGAATGTTCTTATCACTTTGTCGTGCATTTTTTCCGATTTGGAATAGCCTATCGTTTTTCTATTTAACCTTTTTAAACAGGTGAGAAGTGTCAGGTTGATTCTTTTTATGCATTGGGTACGATAATTTCGGTCACGTATTCAATCCGTTGATTTGTGTTAAACATAGTATTCACGTTCAATGAACGTCCCGATGACTTTATCATGCATTTCCGGTGACTTAGAATAACCCAACGTTTTACGATTGAGTCGCTTAAGTCGGTTGCGCAACGTCAAATTCTCCCGCTCAATACGTTGAGTGAAGGTTTTTCCGACAACATGCTGGTTTTTGGGTAATAAACTGTAAGCTTTGAAATTATCTGTACACCAGAAGACAACATTAAACGAAGCCAGTTTTTTGAGGAGTTTCTTGAGTGTTTTTTTGCTTCTTGCTCCGAATGTATGGGCAATGATACGTTTTAATCGAGGTTCCCAAAGCATACCATAACCAACGTTGGCACTTTTTATTCCCGACAAATGACCACACCTCATCAACTTCACAAATGAGCTGAACGTTGACATTATCCAGTGGGAGCGTTGTTACGCATCGTGGTTGGAGTTTTTTAAAGTGCGAACAACAGCATTGATACTGATATGTAATGCACGGGCCGTATTACGGATACCCGCATTATTCATGGCAAGGTCAACAACTTGTTCTTTTATACCCGCTTGGCACGCGCGATAGGCGTAATCCAGTTGGAAGGTTCGCTGGCAGGAAAAACAGCGATAGCGTTGGTGTCCTGCCTCACCTTTGCCATGCTTTTTGACGTATTCAGTTTGCTGACAAAATCGACATTTTACTTCAACAGTCGCCATGTGACTTCTCCGAAAAAATGACGATTATACACAACCATCAACAGGTTGAATACGTGACCCACAGTTTGACCGCGCCTGACACAATCGCTATTATCTTGCTGTTATCTCATGATCCCTCACGCCTGCAAGGATCAGCGTAAAGCGGCGAAACAAAACTCCCGTAGCCTGAGAGGGAGTGCATGCAATGCGGTACATCTGCGCACTTTTGGAAGCAGATATCCTCGGACACCTAACCCTCCGTCTGGGGATGAAAGTCTCCCGGTGGTATTCATCATCGGCTATTCACATACATAACCGAGCAGAACATACTCTGCCTTACGTTAATCGATACCGTTTTAACCGGTACAACATTCACCTGCATTTTGCATTTATCACGAAAAACGTCCCGAAAACGGCGCGGCGTCACTTGTGTTAAAGCGCAGCGTTTACCAAGTGACGCCGCAAAGCGGCCAACGTCCAGAGCACGTAGAGCCTGACTTTACGGCCGATTTGAACCCCGCATTACTCAGTGAAACCACGCAAAACAGACCATTAACCGCCATTTTGTTTGATTGATAAACGATCGCCTTATCGGATTTTCAACCCATTGCCTGATTGCAGGCTGATGCAGTAAAAATGAAGGAGAAATTCATCACGTCAAGATAATGAGGCGTTCATCCTGAGCTGATCAGGCCCTGAACGGGGAGCATGTCATCGCTGTGCTGAGCACGTCGCGAGCTCCTGCAATAACTCAACACAATCCCGCCCTGCTACACATTGTCTGACGCACCACGGAACGGTGAACCTGAACCGACACGCAGGGAATTGTTTTAAAAACGACTCAAAAAATGAATAAAACACAAGTAAAGCAGCAGGAGAGGCGAGAATGGCGCAGGGATCGACACGTTCAAAGGTTGAGCAGTTCAGAAAAGCCTTTATTACTCATGCCCGACAGGCGGGCGGAAGTTTTGTGACAGTGGCTGATCGTGAGCGGATTGCCCGGTATTTCCTTGATTATTTAAAAAACAATGGCATCAAACTCCGGCAAATGGATAGCCTGAAGGTGAAATATATTGAGCGCTACATCGCTGAACGAAAAGCTCACCATATTAATCACCGGACATTGCAAAATGAAATGCCGGTGCTGCGGGCCATTTTAGCGCGGGCGGGAAAGCACAAGCTGGCTGATCCCGATAATGCCCGCCTGAGTAACCGGGCATTGGGTATCGCTGAGACGAGCCGCAAGGGAACGAAAACGGCGTTGACACCGGCCGCGTTCCGGGAAATTTTTCAGCAGGTGGAACAAAAAGACCGGCGCGTGGCAGCGGTGATGCAACTGGCTTATGTACTGGGGCTGCGCACCAAAGAAGCGATTGAAGCCTATAAATCGTTAGCGACCTGGAAAAAAGCGCTGGAAAACGGGCATACCTCTGTGCGGGTGGTGTTCGGCACCAAAGGCGGACGTCCAAGACAAACTATCATACTGGATCGGGAAGCCCTGCAACACGCGATTGCTTATGCGGAACGCGAGCAGGCCGGGCGTAGCGGCAAATTGATTGATAAGCCTACTATCACCCAGGCCATAGATCGCTATCGGTATATTGTCAGAAGGGCAGGATTGAGCGGCAAGAAAGCCCCACACAGTATGCGCTACCATTTTGCCCAGCAATCTGGTGAACATTATACCGCGCAGGGTTTCAGCGAGCAGGAAGCACAGGCCCTGGTCTCGATGGATTTGGGGCATGGCGATGGGCGCGGGCGCTATATCCGGCAGGTGTATTACCGGAATATTGAGGGTGAATAAAAGTGTACTGATTTATACACGACCTGACTTTATGGTCGGTGCAATACAACTGAATCTTACATTTGGCTAACCATTCATCATCTATCTCTAACTTATTTTTGTCCAGAAGTGAGTTAGAGCAAGTTGCCTGATTTGGTCACACCATAAAATTAGAACGGGTAGATTGCATTCGAATCAATTCAAATAATGCCATCGTGCTTCTGACATTATTTTCTGTCCCGGAAAATGAATTACGCATTGACCTTATGACTTCCGTTTATTAGCGTGATAAGGCTTACATATGATCCGGTCGCTTGTGAGGATCACCTTCGGGCAGCGACACCCACACTCCCGTAGCCTGCAAGGGAGTACACACTGTGTGGTACATCTGCCCACCTTTGGAAGCAGATATCATCTTTGTTGATGATGAAGGTTATTTAATCCACGCTGGCAACCCAGCCAGTCAACCCGGACGGGGAACATGCTTCCCGTCGGGCAAGGTGTTCTCCGTTATTTTAAAGGAGTCCACCATGCAACAAAACGAAACCAGGACAACGGTGCCTGCTGTACCGGCGTCTGAATTGTCCCCTTTTGCGGACGTCTTTCCGCGAAGTAGCCCACTGGAATTGAGGCTGCTGGAACACTCGGTCATTAAAGCGGCGGTTACGCTGTGTGAGGATTACCGGTGTGATACCTGGCAGTGCCGGAAAGTGTCCGACAAAATTGCCTATGCCGTGCCGACCCGTGCTGACACGTATGGGGTCAAAATCGAGACCACTGACTTTAACAGCGAGGTGTCAGCAGATACGTTCGGGCTGATGGTCACCCTGACGGTACTGGGCTATCTGACGGCACTGGTAAAGCAGGATGAAATCGCTGAACGGTTGTGTGATTTGCGGGAATACGCGCTGCAACACCCCCAGGCCCCGTGTATCCGGGCGGCTTTAAGTTTAGCGGGGGCATGGCGATAATTTAATCTACCCTGGCACAATGCCAGTCACCCGACGGGGAATGCCTTTCCCATCGGGCAGGGTGTTCTCCGTCTTTTTTATTTACAGGAGAACATCATGCAAGAAGGTGACCTTATCATGCTGGACAGTCTCGCGCTGTCCGCGGCATTTCCCGGTAAAAAATCGCTGGAGCGGTTGTTTCTGGGGTTTCTGATTGTCAATACCGCTTCAACGTTATGCAAAAATGACCCGTATGAACAATGGACAGGCCGGCAGGTGTCTGAGTCGCTGGCCTATATGGTGCCGACCTCAGCGAAAAACTACCCGGTTTACCTGTCAGACACGCAGTTAACGGTGACACTCTCAGCCGATGCCTTCGGGCTGGCGGTGACGTCAATCGTGCTTGCCCGTATCGCCGCGCTGAATGAGCTGAATGCGGATGCCTGTCGGTTTCGCGAATTGCGGGAATATGCGAAGCAACATCCGGAAAATGGCCTGATAGAATCAGTCATGACATTGAGATTCCACGAGGACTTTATCAGCCCGTCATTAATCGAAAATCAAAATCATCATCATCATTGAGGTTATCGGCCTATGTCGCTGTTAACCCTGCTCTTTTCTTAAGCGCCTGACCAGGGAGCCGAAAACACCTTCCCGGCATCGGGCGGGTGTTTTCTTTATTTGACCTTCCATCAAGGAAATACCGATGAACCCGATTTTTTTACCCGTGCCGGCTGAAACTAACCCGGCCTTACGTGAAGATATTTTTACTGCCCAGGTCACCGGCCTGATGCAACCCCCACAAATGCCCCCGTCTCTGCGGTCGGAAACCCTGACGGTGTGCGAAGCTTCTTCAGTTACGGAAGCGGTACAGCGGCTGAAGGTTATCCATTTACTGGGGGACTGGCCGGTGCCGGAGACTCCATCCGGTCAGGCGGCGTGTGTGTTTTTTCCGCTGACCGTCATGATTTATGACGCCGGGGACAGAAAAGTGCTCGGTGGCCGGTTTTATGACGAGATTGTCTGGGCGCAGCCGGTGACGCTGGCCTCAGCGCGCCTGTCACTGGAAAAGCGACAGCAGCAGTTGTGCCAGTCGGCGGTACTTGAGCAGGGCTGGCAGAATATCCCGGCCGCCCGGGCATTGTGGCATGAGGCGCATTTACTGTCGCTGCATGGGGTTTCACCCCGTTATCACGCGTGCCGTGAAGTGCAGGATATTCTCCGGCACAGCACGACAGTCAGTATTTAACGTGGGAGATATTACTATGGCACCTTTACGTCTAACCGTCTGGCAGGTCATTGCCGGCACGCTGCTGAAACGGCATTTTGGCCTGAACCTGAATGATACGGCCCTGTGTGATGCTGACACGGTGGCTGAACTGATGGCCAGTGGCGTCCAGCCCTTTGAAGCCATCAACGCGTTGGTGGATAAATACGATTTAACCCGGCTGAATGCGCAGAGTATGAGCAGTACACCGTACCTGGGGATTCATGATGAGCTGAGGGCAATTTTCGACTGCGGGATTACCGAAACGCTGCTCAGTCAGGACACCGGGTCACAGCCCGAATAAATCCATTTTTCAATCACCCATCGGGGGAGCGGTGCCCTGATGGCGCGGTTCCTCCGGTTTATGCTGATTCATCCAATGAGGAACCTGACCATGGCAGAATGGTATACTAATCAACTGGACATCACCGGTAAGTCGGTGTGTATTGACGTAATGCAACAATGGGTCTGCGGGGAAGAAACTCCCCGTTACCGTCAGGCAGTGCAGCAAAGCCTGCGGCTGTTTCTGGCGGGTTGTGCGGGGATACTGAAACCGACTAAACCGCAAACCTATGCGCCTTACCCGGCACTGGTGTACGGCACGGCGGCGCCGACGGCACAGAACCTGGCTTTTGAACAATGGCTTAAGTTGTTGCAGGATAATGTGCCGTTAAACAGCGACAACATTAAACGGACAGATAACCTGTACCGCCAGTCCTGTCTCAGCCTGTTGCGTTGGGAAAGCGTACCGGCGCCGGCGCGTGACATTATCACCCGTCTCCTGACCCGCCAGTATACCGACTGGTTTGGCATGGTGGGCTGGTCTGAAACTATCGATATCGGCGCGTGCTGGGATAAACTGAGTGTTTATCCGGGATCGGCGCAGCCCTGCGATATGCTGATGATAATGCCGACCCGCCTTGCCACCGAGATTAACGGCAACAGTGGCTTGCTCAAAGGCATCGCGACTCCGGCGCAGTTTTACGACGCGCAATACGGTATGGAATGGCCGTTGGGGCACCATGTCCGCTGGGAGCGCCGGCATGTCAGCAGCCTGACCGTGCGCTTTGATTCTCCCTGGGCACCCCCGTCGGCCGAACTGATGGGCGAGCTGTCATCGGTGTTTGACTGTGAAATCCGCCACGGGTACAGCGAACCGTCAGGAAGCCTCAAAGGTTACGATTGCTATGACCAGGGCGAGCATGTGGACAGTGGCAACGGGCTGTCAGGACGGGAGAACCGGCCTACGCTTTATCTGGTCAACGATGACAAGCGGGCGGTGAACCTGCCTGTGCCGGCCATTGCCGTTGGGCAGTAACGCGTTATTTAACCCATCATTAATTTATTTTTTATCTTCACTTCAACCGAAAGGGGAAACATTTTCCTTTTTCGGGATGTGTTTTCCTTTTTCTCTTTTTGTTCTTCAGGGAAAACAGGTGATGACATCTCAACCCGATTATCAGAAAGCCTTTATTTCTTTGTTTAACCAGACGGCACGTGACCACCGTCGTTATCAGGTTTTTCAGGATTTTTGCAATTGTGCGATGGCCGCCATTCACAATAAATACCATTATTGTGAGGAGCTGGAGCAGTATTACCTGAAAACCATCAACAAGTACGAACGGGAGGATGTTGACCGGATTGTAGAACTCTTTTCCTGTACCGTGCTGGGGCTGGCGCAGGAACCCGGTGATTTTCTGGGCAGTGTGTTTATGCAGCTGGGATTGGGTGATAAAGACCTCAACCAGTTTTTTACCCCCTGGTGCGTGGCCAGAATGATGGCGGAGATACAGTTGCAGGATGTCGCTGCACGCTTGCAGGAGAAACCCTTTGTCACCCTGTACGAGCCGGCTTGTGGGGCGGGTTGTATGACGCTGGCCGCAGCCGACGTCCTGAGAGCGCAGGGGCATGATCCGTTATGCAGTCTGTGGGTCTCAGCGATTGATATTGATCCGCTGGCCGCGGTGATGGCCTACATCCAGTTTGCCCTGACCGACATTCCGGCCGCCGTCACTATTGGCAATGCCCTGCATGATGGCGGCAGTCAGCGAACCCGCTATACACCGGCACATTATCTGGGTAACTGGTCGAACCGTTTACGGGAGCATCAACAGCCACAGGCAGCCTGAATTTTTTCAGTATCTATTCTATTGTTCTCATGCGCCTTTCGGGGCGCTTTCTTACTTTTAAGTAATATTAATGTATTGATTTATAGTAAAAATTAAGGTGATCCGATAAGTGAATCCATGGATGAATCGGGTCAGTTTAATTTTCATTTCCGCAAAAAGAGTTTTCCCTTGTTTCCGATTGGGATCCACCGACACTGTGCCCAATTTGAACGGAAAGAGGAAAGACCATGTTTGCGCGTTTTAAATCGCATTTTGCCCGCCAGTCTGCCACACTGCAAAAATCCCCCGAGCAACAACCGGCCGCCATTCGTGACAGCCGGGGCTATTTCCGGCCGCAATCGGCTGATGAGTTACTGGCAACGCCCCTGCGCCGCCAGTGTCTTCAGCAATTATGGCAAAACAGTGCCTTGCCGGAAGGGCTGTATCAGCGTTTTTATCTTGCACCGGTGAAGCAATTGCTGGGCAGTGTCCAGCAAATACCCGCCACACCGGAAGGTGACTGGTCAGGGGCTGGGGGATTTGCCGACCTGACGCTGCAATTTACCACCTGTGCCGTGCGGCTGGCGAAGGGGCATCTGTTACCACCGGGGGCGGCACCGGAAACGCAGGCGGCCCAGAGCTTGCTATGGCAGGCGGTGGTGTTCTGGGCGGCGTTGTTTTACCACCTGCCCTTGTTGCGGCAGCTTGAGGGGGAACTGGAGGACGGGCATGTCTGGCAGCCGGGCATCGGTATCCCCGACAAACCGTTTCGTTTCCGTTTTCGCACACCGGAGAACATACCGTCGGTTCCACAAGAAGTGTTGCTGGCTGCCTGTTTGTTACCAGAAAAAGCCATGATGTGGCTGGTTTCCGTGCCAGAAGTCTGGCACTGTCTGATGCAGCACCTCAATGGGCGTCCCTCCACTGTTCCGCTGATTGATGCGTTGCTTCAGGACGCTGCCGGGCAGGTTCATTCCCCTTTGCGGGGGAAACAGGACGTTTCTCCATCTCCGGCGAAGGAGGCGGCGTGCTCTTCCGAATACAATCCGGTACCGGAAACGACACCCACGCCGCCTGTCAGTGAAATCACAACCCCACCGCCATCCGTGTCTGATGATACCCTGACATTATTATCCTTATTTCAGTCACCTGATGGGTCTTCGCCGCAAAATCAGGGAAAAAGTCACCCCCCCGCCTCGAAACTGACCAAACGGTCAAAACGGGAGAAAGAAAGTATTGCCCCTGACAGTCACCTGCATTCATCATTTAAAGATAAATAATTCAAACAGTTATTTTTATTTTATTGCCGCGAATTGTTTTTGGACAGGAAACGGCAGGATGAGCCGAGGAAAAAATAATATGTTGCACACAGCAGAAGCCCACAGTTGGGAAGCGCTATTAGAAGAGTACTTTTTTTCACATATCCTGAGACCGGATACCGAATGGAGTTATCGTAAGGTCACACGGGGTTTTATCCGGTTTATGGGGGAAGCGGCATCACCGGCGCAGATCACTCATCGGGATGTGTTGCGGTGGCGGCGCCATCTTCTGGTGGAAAAAAAGCAGTCGAGCCATACCTGGAACAATAAGGTAGCCCACCTGCGGGCGATTTTTAATTTTGGTATGGCGCAAAAATTGCTGCCCCACACCGACAACCCGTTTAACCACGCGGTGGTTAAAAAAGAGAAGAAAAAGAAGAAGATTTTGAGTCAGTCGCAGATAACCCGTATTAACCTGTTGATGGGGAAGTTTGCGGAAGAAGAAAGAACCGACGTGATGCCACGGGGAGGGCGGTGTGCCCTGTACCCAACCTGGTATTGGTCAACCGTGCTGGCGACATTGCGCTTTACGGGGATGCGCCAGAACCAGTTACTGCACCTGCGGCTGCGGGATATTAACCTGGAAAGCAATTATATTGAACTGGGACTGGAAGGCAGTAAAAACCACAGCGAATGGGAGATACCGATTATTCCGCAACTCAAACCCTGGCTGGCACAACTCGTGGCAAGGGCGATGGCTGCCGGTGCTGAAGGCCACGATCCGATTTTCGATCTCAGCCGGTTAAGCGTGCCGCACCCCAGCCGGCTTTCCCGTTACCAATATGATATCAATCGGGAAAAACAACAGCTCCGTTCTTTCTTTCGTCGGCTGTCCAGGGAGTGTGATTTTGCTGTCTCGCCTCACCGTTTTCGCCATACCGTGGCAACGACGCTGATGAAAGCGCCGGATCGGAACCTGCCGTTGGTGAAAAGATTACTGGGGCATCGTAATGTCGCGACCACGATGGAATACATTGATCTCGATATGGAAGTGACAGGGAAAACACTGGAGCGGGAACTGGGGCTGTATACCGATCGTTCTGATGAGCCTGCCGGTGAGAAGGAATAAAGCGGATTAAAAAAATCAGGGCAGATCGCAGGATGGATTAAGGAGGAGATAGCGTGAGCTGCCCTGCATCAACAGTGATGGGATGGAAAAAAGCGTTCATGCTGATCCGGTATCCCGTCGTGAAGTTTTCACCTGACTTGACATCAGAATCAATTACTGAAATCATTACCTTAAACAAGAAAAGGGCAACTGATAAAACAGCCACCCTGTCATCTTGTCTTAAATGTTCTTATCAACTAAACAGTACAAATTGAACTGATTAGGCTTTAACATTTAATTAACGATTGATTCTTTTTCGCGCTTTTGTCAGGAAATTTAACAACCTAGGACAAACCCGCATGGAAACTTGGTGCCCGGACTCGGAATCGAACCAAGGACACGGGGATTTTCAATCCCCTGCTCTACCGACTGAGCTATCCGGGCTAACGGGGCGCATTAAACCGTATTCAGCCTAATCCGTCAAACACTTTCTACATAAATTTATTTATATGCTTTTAATTCACACAATAAGCTATAAATCTAAACAAAATGGAGAAACAATCGCCTCTCCATTTGTTATTTCCCTACTATCCGCTCATTGATTATCAACTATCTGCGATAACTTTTCTGTGCATTGTTCACTTTCATCAAATAGCGACGTGATTCAGCAGAAGGGTGTTTATTGGTCAGGGTTGAATAAACTTCACCAGGTTCCATTGAGTTGATGATTTGAATCGCTTTCTTTTTATCGATGGCGAATACGCGCAATACACTGCCAGCACCGCCATTGTAAGCTGTGATAACGGAATATCGGCGTGAGGTCGCGTTTTTGATTTCTCCTAAATAGGTATTTTGCAATATCGATAAATAGGCGGTGCCGGCATCGATGTTGTTCTCAGGATCGAAGAGATAATTGCGGCTAGGCTGGCCTGATTTTCCTTGCATCTTGAAAACATCTCGTCCGGCAGTGTGTTGCATTACCTGCATAAGCCCCAAGGCATCAGAGCGGCTGACGGCATAAGGGTTAAAACTGGATTCAGTCTGCATGATGGCAAGGATGAGAGATTCATCAACGCCATATTTTATGGATGCTTTGCGAACGATAGGAAGGTATTTATGGGCACGTTTGTCCAAATGGTTAGGCACCAACTGTATGGTAACTGACCAAATGATGTGTAACCCCGATTGACGTTTTTGCAATTTATTTTGGATCAGATAATTGGCAAAATGACGTGCGCGCCACTCCCAGCGAATGGGTTCACCAGTGTTATCTAAAACCTGCCCATATAGAAAGGGTTCTTTGCTGATCTGAATATCGTTGGCGTCGGAATAAAGATCGATAGTTCCTGGATCATCTCCCATCAGCAAAGTTGTAACGATCGCTTTGCGTAAATGTTCAGCGGGTTCAATGGGGGAAATGGTTTCAATCGTAATGTTTCCCGTCTCAAAATTAATATGGCTGCGGGTCTTATAGTGATCTGTATATTTAACGTAATCTTTTGGGCCTGCGATTAAAACTTCCTGCAAACCCCAAATATTTTCAATATCGTGGGCAAATTGCCCCATCAAAATATCGAATCCATTGGTGTCTTTTATATATTCTTCGTTGTATTCAGCGTCTTTTTTGCTAGAACAGGAAATTAAAAGTGGAGCAAGGAGGATCAGGGCCAGCAGTCTTTTCATTTTACAATGCCGTTGGATATTAATACTGTTGGATATTGAGGTTTCAATCAATGTTTAGAGCCATACAAAATGGCTCTTAT contains:
- a CDS encoding 4-hydroxyphenylacetate 3-hydroxylase family protein; the protein is MLKENYLRRLKVPRQVYIDSRLVTDVSNETSFQGAINSIAQYYHLQESQPDIFTYQENGVAYHISTLAPSNHEDLKRKRESYKAVADLSFGMLGRTPDFINCALAAMARNAHVLGSGQFADFSDNAVRYYEKCRRNHLFIGHGAVNPQIDRGISLGSQENSYCGVRVVSSDEKGIIVSGAKMIVTLAPIADELLVFNMPGLVPGDEDYAIAFAVPVTAAGVKLICRKSLQHADYSLFDHPVANLFDESDAYMVFDDVFIPWSDVFVFRDVEKSNAFYDKTRIRNHNGHQGIVRGLSKAELLTGVAIELAEKMGLTGFLNVREQLGEMTSCLELVRGAILLAEQDAIYENDLLNPSIHAIQAVRYHFPKWYQRMVNIIQSLSAGSMLAVPHQGDFSNENAPVIRESLRTTSLNASDRCFLLNLAWDLSGDGFGQRQMVYEKYHAGDPIRIAAMHYATYPKDGIFQHLNNIKRIYRDSLCEPSIY
- a CDS encoding IS1 family transposase — encoded protein: MRDRNYRTQCIKRINLTLLTCLKRLNRKTIGYSKSEKMHDKVIRTFIETAYYFLKAI
- a CDS encoding integrase domain-containing protein codes for the protein MAQGSTRSKVEQFRKAFITHARQAGGSFVTVADRERIARYFLDYLKNNGIKLRQMDSLKVKYIERYIAERKAHHINHRTLQNEMPVLRAILARAGKHKLADPDNARLSNRALGIAETSRKGTKTALTPAAFREIFQQVEQKDRRVAAVMQLAYVLGLRTKEAIEAYKSLATWKKALENGHTSVRVVFGTKGGRPRQTIILDREALQHAIAYAEREQAGRSGKLIDKPTITQAIDRYRYIVRRAGLSGKKAPHSMRYHFAQQSGEHYTAQGFSEQEAQALVSMDLGHGDGRGRYIRQVYYRNIEGE
- a CDS encoding antirestriction protein, which codes for MWYICPPLEADIIFVDDEGYLIHAGNPASQPGRGTCFPSGKVFSVILKESTMQQNETRTTVPAVPASELSPFADVFPRSSPLELRLLEHSVIKAAVTLCEDYRCDTWQCRKVSDKIAYAVPTRADTYGVKIETTDFNSEVSADTFGLMVTLTVLGYLTALVKQDEIAERLCDLREYALQHPQAPCIRAALSLAGAWR
- a CDS encoding antirestriction protein, with translation MQEGDLIMLDSLALSAAFPGKKSLERLFLGFLIVNTASTLCKNDPYEQWTGRQVSESLAYMVPTSAKNYPVYLSDTQLTVTLSADAFGLAVTSIVLARIAALNELNADACRFRELREYAKQHPENGLIESVMTLRFHEDFISPSLIENQNHHHH
- a CDS encoding TA system toxin CbtA family protein → MAPLRLTVWQVIAGTLLKRHFGLNLNDTALCDADTVAELMASGVQPFEAINALVDKYDLTRLNAQSMSSTPYLGIHDELRAIFDCGITETLLSQDTGSQPE
- a CDS encoding DUF1281 domain-containing protein, coding for MAEWYTNQLDITGKSVCIDVMQQWVCGEETPRYRQAVQQSLRLFLAGCAGILKPTKPQTYAPYPALVYGTAAPTAQNLAFEQWLKLLQDNVPLNSDNIKRTDNLYRQSCLSLLRWESVPAPARDIITRLLTRQYTDWFGMVGWSETIDIGACWDKLSVYPGSAQPCDMLMIMPTRLATEINGNSGLLKGIATPAQFYDAQYGMEWPLGHHVRWERRHVSSLTVRFDSPWAPPSAELMGELSSVFDCEIRHGYSEPSGSLKGYDCYDQGEHVDSGNGLSGRENRPTLYLVNDDKRAVNLPVPAIAVGQ
- a CDS encoding N-6 DNA methylase; this encodes MTSQPDYQKAFISLFNQTARDHRRYQVFQDFCNCAMAAIHNKYHYCEELEQYYLKTINKYEREDVDRIVELFSCTVLGLAQEPGDFLGSVFMQLGLGDKDLNQFFTPWCVARMMAEIQLQDVAARLQEKPFVTLYEPACGAGCMTLAAADVLRAQGHDPLCSLWVSAIDIDPLAAVMAYIQFALTDIPAAVTIGNALHDGGSQRTRYTPAHYLGNWSNRLREHQQPQAA
- a CDS encoding TraI domain-containing protein — protein: MFARFKSHFARQSATLQKSPEQQPAAIRDSRGYFRPQSADELLATPLRRQCLQQLWQNSALPEGLYQRFYLAPVKQLLGSVQQIPATPEGDWSGAGGFADLTLQFTTCAVRLAKGHLLPPGAAPETQAAQSLLWQAVVFWAALFYHLPLLRQLEGELEDGHVWQPGIGIPDKPFRFRFRTPENIPSVPQEVLLAACLLPEKAMMWLVSVPEVWHCLMQHLNGRPSTVPLIDALLQDAAGQVHSPLRGKQDVSPSPAKEAACSSEYNPVPETTPTPPVSEITTPPPSVSDDTLTLLSLFQSPDGSSPQNQGKSHPPASKLTKRSKREKESIAPDSHLHSSFKDK
- a CDS encoding site-specific integrase translates to MLHTAEAHSWEALLEEYFFSHILRPDTEWSYRKVTRGFIRFMGEAASPAQITHRDVLRWRRHLLVEKKQSSHTWNNKVAHLRAIFNFGMAQKLLPHTDNPFNHAVVKKEKKKKKILSQSQITRINLLMGKFAEEERTDVMPRGGRCALYPTWYWSTVLATLRFTGMRQNQLLHLRLRDINLESNYIELGLEGSKNHSEWEIPIIPQLKPWLAQLVARAMAAGAEGHDPIFDLSRLSVPHPSRLSRYQYDINREKQQLRSFFRRLSRECDFAVSPHRFRHTVATTLMKAPDRNLPLVKRLLGHRNVATTMEYIDLDMEVTGKTLERELGLYTDRSDEPAGEKE